A window from uncultured Anaeromusa sp. encodes these proteins:
- the nrdD gene encoding anaerobic ribonucleoside-triphosphate reductase, which translates to MKSLCVEDVQVEAAACLSDEEIELYVRSEIEQWRSQDKELASLSLQVEGQDVVIEAVERAPISRVRRITGYLSNVENFNGAKRAECGDRYRHCQ; encoded by the coding sequence ATGAAAAGCCTATGCGTGGAAGATGTGCAAGTAGAAGCGGCGGCATGCCTGAGTGACGAAGAAATCGAATTGTATGTGCGCAGTGAAATTGAGCAGTGGCGCAGTCAAGATAAGGAGCTTGCTTCTCTTTCCTTGCAAGTGGAGGGACAAGACGTAGTGATTGAAGCGGTGGAACGAGCGCCGATTTCCCGAGTGCGACGTATTACCGGCTACTTGAGCAACGTGGAGAACTTCAACGGTGCGAAACGCGCTGAGTGCGGCGATCGTTACCGGCACTGTCAATAA
- a CDS encoding FAD-dependent oxidoreductase, whose product MRTFRFDVIIIGAGPAGSACAHTLAKGGKKTLLVERGLPTGSKNLSGGRLYSYALELLEPGLTAKAPLERSIVREQIMMLDQDRGFCLDFFEPALHADIPHSCSVLRTPFDEWLAAYAEEQGGATLVDGIKIDEILWQDGRVTGVRSGDDTVEADTVVIAEGVLGQLAETAGLRPKLPAQQVGVGIKEVISLPANVIEERFQVASGQGAARVIAGGTAGIPGGGFLYTNKESLSLGLVFHPEEAAKQNRPLAELFQEFKMHPAIYPLLAGGATVEYGAHLVPEAGWRGMPPSLHRPGLLLVGDAAGFVINTGTIIRGMDLAIVSGIAAARAILASESPQALGSQYLAELQQCGLLPTMKILAGWPELLGNPRMVSTYPAMANAMLHTMFHVDGAVPPSMPKAMKEVLQAHISLGTLLKDLWKGVRAL is encoded by the coding sequence ATGAGGACATTCCGTTTTGACGTAATCATTATCGGCGCAGGACCCGCTGGCAGCGCTTGTGCGCACACCTTGGCCAAAGGAGGCAAAAAAACACTCCTTGTAGAGCGCGGCCTGCCTACAGGCAGCAAAAACCTCTCCGGCGGACGCTTATATTCTTACGCTTTGGAACTGCTGGAACCAGGTTTGACTGCTAAAGCGCCGCTGGAACGCTCCATCGTACGTGAGCAAATTATGATGCTGGACCAAGATCGCGGCTTTTGTTTGGATTTTTTCGAACCAGCTCTTCATGCGGATATCCCCCACTCCTGCAGCGTATTACGCACTCCTTTTGACGAATGGCTCGCAGCCTACGCGGAAGAGCAGGGCGGCGCCACTTTGGTCGACGGCATCAAAATCGACGAGATTCTATGGCAAGACGGCCGCGTCACCGGCGTACGTTCCGGAGACGATACCGTTGAAGCGGACACTGTCGTAATTGCCGAAGGCGTTTTAGGGCAACTAGCGGAAACGGCCGGGCTTCGTCCTAAACTCCCGGCGCAACAGGTAGGCGTCGGCATCAAAGAAGTTATTTCTCTGCCCGCCAACGTCATTGAAGAACGTTTCCAGGTTGCCTCCGGCCAAGGGGCCGCCCGGGTCATTGCCGGCGGCACGGCGGGCATTCCCGGCGGCGGTTTTCTCTATACCAATAAAGAATCGCTTTCTCTCGGTCTAGTTTTTCATCCCGAAGAAGCGGCCAAACAAAATCGACCGTTAGCCGAATTATTCCAAGAATTCAAGATGCATCCCGCCATTTATCCCTTGTTGGCTGGCGGAGCCACCGTTGAATACGGCGCTCACCTCGTTCCTGAAGCAGGCTGGCGCGGCATGCCCCCTTCGCTGCATCGGCCCGGACTCTTGCTGGTCGGCGACGCTGCCGGCTTTGTGATCAATACCGGCACGATCATTCGCGGCATGGACTTAGCCATTGTCAGCGGCATAGCAGCCGCCCGGGCCATTCTCGCCAGCGAGTCGCCGCAAGCGCTAGGCTCTCAATATCTGGCCGAACTGCAACAGTGCGGCCTGCTTCCCACCATGAAAATCTTGGCTGGCTGGCCTGAATTATTGGGAAATCCACGCATGGTCAGCACCTATCCGGCCATGGCCAACGCCATGCTGCATACGATGTTCCATGTTGACGGCGCTGTGCCTCCCTCCATGCCCAAAGCGATGAAGGAAGTTTTACAAGCGCACATAAGCCTGGGAACACTGCTCAAGGATCTTTGGAAGGGGGTTCGCGCCTTATGA
- the ald gene encoding alanine dehydrogenase: protein MIVAVAKEIKNNENRVGLTPAGVDALVQAGHKVLVEKGAGLGSGFSDEAYQKAGGVIMADRKELFDSAEMIIKVKEPLPAEYDLFHEGQILYTYLHLAPEPALTEALLKKKVVGIAYETILGSHGGLPLLAPMSEVAGRMAVQIGAQFLEKPCGGKGILLGGVPGVEVGQVVIVGGGIVGTNAAKIAVGMGARVTVLDRSAERLAYLDDIFGGRVQTVMSNSFNLAKWVKQADLLVGAVLLPGAKAPKLVTEEMVKSMEPGSVIVDVAIDQGGSVATIDRITTHSEPTYEKYGVVHYAVANMPGAVARTSTLALTNVTLEYALQIANKGWKQALKDNAGLANGLNVVDGNVTYQGVAEGLGLPYVPAAKFLD, encoded by the coding sequence ATGATTGTTGCAGTGGCGAAGGAAATTAAGAATAATGAAAACCGGGTGGGCTTGACGCCTGCCGGCGTAGATGCGTTGGTGCAAGCCGGGCACAAAGTGTTGGTGGAAAAAGGAGCGGGTTTGGGCAGCGGCTTTAGCGACGAGGCGTATCAAAAAGCAGGCGGCGTTATTATGGCGGACCGTAAAGAATTGTTTGATAGTGCAGAAATGATTATAAAAGTCAAAGAGCCCTTGCCGGCAGAATATGATTTGTTCCATGAAGGGCAAATTTTATATACGTACTTGCATTTGGCGCCGGAACCGGCTTTGACGGAAGCGCTGCTCAAAAAGAAAGTAGTGGGCATTGCTTACGAGACTATTTTGGGGAGCCATGGCGGTTTGCCGTTATTGGCGCCGATGAGCGAAGTAGCTGGACGTATGGCGGTGCAGATTGGCGCTCAATTCCTGGAAAAGCCTTGTGGCGGCAAAGGAATTCTTTTGGGCGGCGTTCCAGGGGTAGAAGTAGGACAAGTCGTCATTGTCGGCGGCGGCATCGTTGGTACCAATGCTGCCAAAATAGCCGTAGGCATGGGCGCTCGTGTTACTGTGTTGGATCGTTCGGCGGAACGTCTTGCTTATTTGGATGATATTTTTGGCGGTCGCGTGCAGACCGTTATGTCTAACAGTTTCAACTTGGCTAAATGGGTGAAGCAAGCGGACTTGCTGGTGGGCGCTGTATTGTTGCCAGGAGCTAAAGCGCCGAAGCTGGTAACCGAGGAAATGGTAAAATCCATGGAGCCTGGTTCCGTGATTGTCGATGTAGCGATTGACCAAGGAGGCTCGGTGGCGACTATTGACCGTATTACGACGCATAGCGAACCTACCTATGAAAAATATGGTGTTGTGCATTATGCAGTAGCTAATATGCCTGGGGCAGTGGCTAGAACTTCCACCTTGGCTTTGACAAATGTGACCTTGGAGTATGCGCTGCAGATTGCTAACAAAGGCTGGAAACAGGCTTTGAAGGACAATGCTGGGTTGGCTAACGGCTTGAATGTGGTGGATGGCAACGTAACTTACCAAGGAGTTGCCGAAGGCTTGGGCCTGCCCTATGTACCGGCAGCTAAATTTTTGGACTAA
- a CDS encoding 4Fe-4S dicluster domain-containing protein, which produces MSIQKEDIDHLLNLDKIKADEKNAHIVIDPEQCAACQAKPCLIVCPALLYTLDETGTLNFDYAGCLECGTCRTICPHLKKWEYPRHTFGIYYRQG; this is translated from the coding sequence ATGAGCATTCAAAAAGAAGATATTGATCATCTATTAAATCTAGATAAGATTAAAGCCGATGAAAAGAACGCTCACATCGTCATTGATCCAGAACAATGCGCCGCTTGCCAAGCTAAGCCCTGTCTTATCGTCTGCCCGGCACTGCTGTACACCTTAGATGAAACAGGCACCTTGAATTTCGACTACGCTGGCTGCCTGGAATGCGGTACTTGCCGCACTATATGCCCTCATCTAAAAAAATGGGAATATCCTAGGCATACCTTCGGCATTTACTATCGACAAGGATAA